One region of Triticum aestivum cultivar Chinese Spring chromosome 6B, IWGSC CS RefSeq v2.1, whole genome shotgun sequence genomic DNA includes:
- the LOC123133615 gene encoding uncharacterized protein has protein sequence MKLHVAFFLLVTMAATARAVTFDASNTASGTTGGKRFDNAVGLVYSKQVLSDASTFIWSTFNQRAAADRKPVDAVTLVVEDIDGVAFTSGNGIHLSASYVGGYTSGDVKKEVTGVLYHEATHVWQWNGQGAANGGLIEGIADYVRLKAGLAPGHWRPQGSGSRWDEGYDITARFLDYCDSLKPGFVAQLNAKMKSGYSDDFFAQILGKNVQQLWQDYKAKFGG, from the coding sequence ATGAAGCTTCACGTAGCCTTCTTCCTCCTGGTGACCATGGCCGCGACGGCGCGGGCCGTGACGTTCGACGCGTCCAACACGGCGTCGGGCACCACTGGCGGCAAGCGCTTCGACAACGCCGTCGGCCTCGTGTACTCAAAGCAGGTCCTCTCCGACGCCTCCACCTTCATCTGGAGCACCTTCAACCAGCGCGCCGCTGCCGACCGCAAGCCTGTGGACGCCGTCACCCTCGTCGTGGAGGACATCGACGGCGTCGCCTTCACCAGCGGCAACGGCATCCACCTCAGCGCCAGCTACGTCGGCGGCTACACCTCCGGCGACGTCAAGAAGGAGGTGACCGGCGTGCTGTACCACGAGGCGACGCACGTGTGGCAGTGGAACGGGCAGGGCGCGGCCAACGGCGGGCTCATCGAGGGGATCGCTGACTACGTGCGGCTCAAGGCCGGGCTCGCGCCCGGGCACTGGAGGCCGCAGGGGAGCGGCAGCCGGTGGGATGAGGGGTACGACATCACGGCGAGGTTCCTCGACTACTGCGACTCGCTCAAGCCCGGGTTCGTCGCGCAGCTCAACGCCAAGATGAAGAGCGGGTACAGTGACGACTTCTTCGCGCAGATTCTCGGCAAGAACGTGCAGCAGCTGTGGCAGGACTACAAAGCCAAGTTCGGAGGCTGA